Genomic DNA from Aminobacterium mobile DSM 12262:
CATTTCTGGATGACCTTCGCTTTTCTTGTTCTGGGAATAGTTCTTTCTGGTGTTTTTGGTTTTTTGCAGATTCGGATTCATTTGGATCATGGCCTCCCAACTCCTGCATTTTTCAGTATTGGAACCCTTATTGTCCTCTATGACCTTTTTCTGGTGATAAACCCTGTCGCATCATGGAAAGGTTTTGAGTTTTCCCTTATCGCCTATAGTGTTACTCATATCGTTGGTTTGGCTATGTTTTTATCTCTATCAGGAATGGCTCTTATGTCGGCCATGTCTATTACAGAGCGCGAGGGACGCGAAACAAAGGGGAGATATACAATTCGCTTGTGGGATGATCAGATCAACCGCATGATTCGGCAAGGGAAAGCTAATCAACTCGATGAAGATCTTATAGAGATGCTCCAAAAGGCATTAGGAAAGGTACGTTATACAGACCCATTAGGTTCTGACGAATCAGCCGATTTAGAAGAAGATATAGTAGAGGATATACAGTGGCTGGCTCGACAGATAGATGAAATCTCGGTAGATTTTGAGGATGAGAAGAAAAGCTCTATTGTTCAAGAAATGAAACAACGAGTACAAATATTAATGAGGCGACTCGAAGACAGAGAAGCTCTTCTCGCTCGTGTAAAGTAATTTTTTCAAGGAGGAACGTACATGTCGTCGGAGAACGTGGAAAAGAGGCAGGTGTGCCCTTCCTGTGGAGCCAGAAATGAAGGAAAAACAGCATATTGTGCTTATTGCGGAACTATGCTTCCAAAAGTACAGAGTGTTGAAGGGGCAACAGAGGGTGTTATTGCTATAAAACTACCTGGGGAACGAATAGCGTTTAAAAGAATTAGTGTGGGGCTTGTATTATTTCTCTCCATCATTACGTTAGGAATGTATCCGGCTTTTTGGGTTTTTTTAAGGCGAAATTCTTTTAATCAGTTGAAAGTAAGCGAAAAAATTCAAGACTGGCTCGCTCTCCTCCCCCTCATATTATGGGGTGTCTCTTTTGTTTTGGGAGCAAACGAAGGAGAAGGAGAACAAATTTTAGCCCTTCTGTCTTTCGTGACGTGGGTTTTCTTGTCCTTTAAAATGCGAAAAATGCTTCGTGAATATGTAGCTGGTTTTGCTGATGAGGAAGCATTGAAAAGTGTAGCGAGATCTGGCATTATGACCTTTTTCTTCTTGATTTTTTATATTCAGTACCATATAAATAGGCTTATTGACATCGGCGTCTTTAAAAGAGCAAATTAATGCAATTGGAGCAACGTGTAAAGGGTCCTCTTTAAGGGGGGACCTTTTTTATGTTTGGTGATAATATATATCTATAAATCTTATAACGGATGGTGAAACAGTATGTCCATCTATTTAAATAATGCAGCAACATCATGGCCGAAACCCCAAGTGGTTCCACAAGCTATGTACGATTTTATGGTGAATTCAGGAGCCAATTTAGCCAGGGGTACAGCAGCGAAACGAGATCTTGGCACTATGGATCTTGTGCTGGAATGTCGCGAAATCTTGTCAGAGTTTTTTCATGGATTTGAAGATGGAGATCCTCGTTATGTTACCTTTACTGCCAATGTAACTGAATCTATTAATGTAGTGCTTAAAGGTTATCTCAAACCAGGAATGAGAGTGCTTACAAGCAGTATGGAGCACAATGCTTCTATGCGCCCTCTCAGACGTCTGGAACAACGGGGCATAATCCTTTCTGTTCTTCCCTGCACCCAAGAGGGAGATCTTCCTCTTCACGTTTTAACAGAGGCTTTAGAAAGTTCTTGTGATTTGGTTATGATCAATCATGCAAGTAACGTATGCGGCACAATTCAAGATCTTGAGGGGATAGCAAAATTATGTAAAAGTCATAACGTTCCTCTTGTTGTGGATGCAGCTCAGACAGCAGGGATTCTCCCTATAGATGTAGCAGGTCTTGATATTGCTGCTCTTTGTTTTACAGGGCATAAAGGCCTTATGGGTCCCCAGGGTATTGGTGGCATTGTATGGCGCCCTGACTTTGCGGAACAAGTTGATTGTTTTATTGAAGGGGGAACAGGGAGCTTTTCTCACCTTGAGTATCAGCCAGATCTTCTTCCTGATAAGTTTGAAGCTGGGACCCCTAATTTGCCTGGCATTGCTGGCCTTCGGGCAGCAATGAAATGGCTTATAGCGGAGGGAATTCATAATATTCACGCCAAAGAAAAAGCTCTTGGATCTCGTTTCCTGAAGGGAATACAGCAAATTCCTGGAGTTCTTCTGGCAGGGAAAAAAACGATGGATAGGCGGCTCCCAGTCTTTCCTCTTAATTTTCAAGGTCTGGATCATGCTCTTGTGGCAGCCGATTTAGTAGAAAAAGCAGGTATCGAAACGAGGCCAGGCCTGCATTGCGCACCGACAGCCCACAAGACTCTTGGCACGGACAGCATGGGGGGAGCGCTGCGCATATCCATGGGCTACTTCAATACGGAGAAAGATATAGATTGTTGTCTTCAGGTCCTTCAAGCGCTTTTAACAGTACCTATGAAATTCTAAAGAGTTAATCGAAAAAATCCTGCTCCATGGTTCTGTCTTCAGGGGCAGGTTTTTCTTCTTTCCCTTCCTCAAAAATAACGGTTTGTTTTCCCCCCCTCCTCTTAGCCCTATAGAGAGCCTTATCCCCGTCTTGGAAGAGAGTATTTATAGAATGATATTGAAAAGAGTGGGCAACAATACCTATGCTGCACGATAGGTTACGTTCTGTTTTCCCTACTTTAAAAGGTGGTTCCATACTATTTTTTACCGCGTTACCGAAAGCAACGCCTTCCTCCCAGCTTCTTCCAGGAAGAAGTAAGGCAAATTCATCACCTCCCAATCGGGCTAGAATGTCTTGGCTTCGTAGAAGTTTTGAAACTCTTTTTCCCACTTCCCGCAGAACCCTGTCACCATTTAAGTGCCCAAAAGTGTCGTTAACGGATTTAAAGTTATCTACATCCAACATAACGAAGAGAAAAGGGACTCTTTTCCCTCGTTTATTGCCTTCAATCATGCGATAAAGTTTTTCCATAAAACTGGCCCGATTGGGAAGCCCCGTTAAGGAATCTCGGTATGCCATATGGTACAGCTTGTTCTGTAGATTTTTTCTCTTCGAAATATCTCTTGCAATGGCGAGGATTAAGTGGTTATTGCCAAGTATAAGCTTTTGGACATACATCTCTACTGGCAGTTTCTCCCCATTTTTTTTCGTTAAAATTGTCTCTCTTGGGGCGAGGAGAGGGAAATGAGCTATTCCCATGAACGAGGATAGAGGCTGATTTACGAGCATATTGCTTTCATAACCAAGGGTATGATGAGCCAGTTCATTAGCGAGAACGATATTCCCTTCATAGTTGCAAAGAAAAAATAGGTCAGGGGCTTTATCTATAAGTTTATGAATGTTTTCAAGCATCGAGTTGATATTTTGAGAGAAAAAACCAATCTCGTCTTCCCCTTGATCATCCAATCGAAGGTGAAGGTCAGCGGTTTCGGATATGTTCTGGATCTGTTTTGCCATAGATTGCAACCGAAATAAAATTGTAGTGTGGAAAAGTAACAGGAGAAGCATAGCGATAGCTCCTTGCGCTATAGTGAACCAGAGAAGAATAATACGTACGGTCATTTTCCCAGATTGAAAGAGAAGTCTGGGTTTTGAGGCTGTTAAACAGAAAAGAGGGGCTCCTGTAATGTCAGGAATCAATATTTTCCCCTCAACACGGGCGTTTGTTTTTCCTAAAAGTACTGTTTCCCAGTTCCTATGAGAAGAAGACATCTTTTTATCAATAGGTTCGATGCGAAGAGAAAGACCAAGCAGCGATCCGATGTTTTGAAGCCGTTCTTCTCCAAAAAATTCACCTA
This window encodes:
- a CDS encoding aminotransferase class V-fold PLP-dependent enzyme gives rise to the protein MSIYLNNAATSWPKPQVVPQAMYDFMVNSGANLARGTAAKRDLGTMDLVLECREILSEFFHGFEDGDPRYVTFTANVTESINVVLKGYLKPGMRVLTSSMEHNASMRPLRRLEQRGIILSVLPCTQEGDLPLHVLTEALESSCDLVMINHASNVCGTIQDLEGIAKLCKSHNVPLVVDAAQTAGILPIDVAGLDIAALCFTGHKGLMGPQGIGGIVWRPDFAEQVDCFIEGGTGSFSHLEYQPDLLPDKFEAGTPNLPGIAGLRAAMKWLIAEGIHNIHAKEKALGSRFLKGIQQIPGVLLAGKKTMDRRLPVFPLNFQGLDHALVAADLVEKAGIETRPGLHCAPTAHKTLGTDSMGGALRISMGYFNTEKDIDCCLQVLQALLTVPMKF
- a CDS encoding diguanylate cyclase domain-containing protein, which gives rise to MSIRVKTCLIILLAFIASTLVAFFIADHVVLQKFIALEEASFEEDNKKILQSLNALRMRLESIAGDWAPWDATYNFLQGNNTSFIKNNLMNETFENLHLNIFLLFDREGKLAYSTLFDLKKVQKTPLRDGRVQEIQHMLSTLDVGKDGKTTGFFSTGEHMILAVAPVLKSDYSGPPMGTLVVGEFFGEERLQNIGSLLGLSLRIEPIDKKMSSSHRNWETVLLGKTNARVEGKILIPDITGAPLFCLTASKPRLLFQSGKMTVRIILLWFTIAQGAIAMLLLLLFHTTILFRLQSMAKQIQNISETADLHLRLDDQGEDEIGFFSQNINSMLENIHKLIDKAPDLFFLCNYEGNIVLANELAHHTLGYESNMLVNQPLSSFMGIAHFPLLAPRETILTKKNGEKLPVEMYVQKLILGNNHLILAIARDISKRKNLQNKLYHMAYRDSLTGLPNRASFMEKLYRMIEGNKRGKRVPFLFVMLDVDNFKSVNDTFGHLNGDRVLREVGKRVSKLLRSQDILARLGGDEFALLLPGRSWEEGVAFGNAVKNSMEPPFKVGKTERNLSCSIGIVAHSFQYHSINTLFQDGDKALYRAKRRGGKQTVIFEEGKEEKPAPEDRTMEQDFFD
- a CDS encoding DUF4234 domain-containing protein, with the translated sequence MSSENVEKRQVCPSCGARNEGKTAYCAYCGTMLPKVQSVEGATEGVIAIKLPGERIAFKRISVGLVLFLSIITLGMYPAFWVFLRRNSFNQLKVSEKIQDWLALLPLILWGVSFVLGANEGEGEQILALLSFVTWVFLSFKMRKMLREYVAGFADEEALKSVARSGIMTFFFLIFYIQYHINRLIDIGVFKRAN